In Arcobacter sp. CECT 8983, the DNA window TTTTTACTGTTTACAGGACTTATATTAAGTCTTTTTGTAAAAAAAGGAAGACTAAAAAAACTTAGTTCAAAAAAATATGATGTAGAGAGTATAAAGAAAATATATTATGCGAAAAAAGCAGTTATTAGTTTTATTCTTGTTGCTTTTAGTATGTTCTTTATTCAAACAAATAGTTTTGCAAATACTGTTTTAGAGAATAATCCTAAAGTTTTAAATATAGATAAAGCTCATGCAACAAAGTTTGGTTCTCTTTTAGTTCAAGATTATCAAGGAAGAATCAAACCTGTAAACTCTTTAGCAATAGAAATAATAAATAAAATCACAAGAAAAAGTAGTGTTTATGGTTTAGATGCAAATCAATTTTTCTTAAGTATGATGTTATATCCAAAAGTATGGCAAGAAGTAGATTTTATAAAAGTAAAAAGTGAGAGATTAAAATCAATAGTTGATGTAGAAAAAAGTGCAAAGACTATCTCTTTTAATGATATTTATACAAAAGAGGGCTTTTATAAACTAGAAGGTCATTTAGAAATAGCTAATAAAAAGAAAAGCTCTTTAAGAGATGAGTTTGATAAAGATTTAATAAAAGTAGATGAGAGATTAAATATTGCATACACTCTTTTTACAGGTGATTTTTTAAGAGTATTTCCTAAAAAAGGTGATGCAAATAATAAGTGGCTAAATACAAATGAAGCAGTAAACTTACTTATTTCAAAAGATTCAGAAGCTATAAAGAATTTAATGCAAGACTATTATTTAAAACTTGATTTGGCAACTAAAAATAAAACTTCTTGGGCTGAGGTTGATGCTTCTTTAGAAAATATTATAAACTACCAAAAACAAAATGCAAATACAAATGTTATTCCAAGTGATTTAAAAATCAAAGCAGAACTAATTTTTAATAAATACAATATTTTTGAAAACCTAACTCCTATTTATTTAATTCTTGGATTCTTTTTATTAGTTTTAATTTTTGTGAATATATTTAAAAGTGAAGTAAAACTAGAAAAGATTTCTAAAGTAGTTTTATCTTTACTTGTGATAGCTTTTATTTTTCATACTCTTGCCCTTGCTTTAAGATGGTATGTTGCAGGACATGCCCCTTGGTCAAATGGTTATGAATCAATGATTTATATATCATGGGCGATAGTTTTAGCAGGAATTTTTTTCTCAAAGCAATCAGTTCTTGCTTTATCAACAACTACAATCTTAAGTGGAATAACTCTTTTTGTAGCTCACCTTTCATGGATGGAGCCACAAATTACAACTTTAGTTCCAGTATTAAAATCATATTGGTTAACTATTCATGTAAGTGTTATTACAGCTAGCTATGGCTTTCTAGGTCTTTCATGTTTACTTGGATTTTTATGTTTAATTATTTTTGCTTTAGCAAATCCTAAAAAAGAGGATGATAAGTTTTTTAATATCTTAGTTAGTATAAAAGAGTCAAATAGAATAAATGAAATGTCTATTTTAATAGGACTTGTTTTACTTGTTATTGGAAATTTCCTTGGTGGTATTTGGGCAAATGAGTCATGGGGAAGATATTGGGGCTGGGATCCAAAAGAGACTTGGACTTTAGTATCTATTATTATTTATGCAATCATAATTCACTTAAAATATATAAAAGATATTTTATCTGATTTTGTATTTGCAGTATTAACTACAATCTCTTATGCTTCAATTATTATGACATATTTTGGAGTGAACTATTATCTTGCAGGAAAACACTCTTATGCAGCAGGTGATCCTGTGCCTATTCCTACTTTTGTACCAGTTACAGTACTTGTAATTTTAGTACTTGTAGTTCTTGCATATAGAAATAGAAAAGTTATCTAGTTTCTATATGTCTTGAAGGTATTTTATCTCTTTGAAATACTCTTTATAAAATGGTAGTGATACTTCTTCAAAGCTATCTTTATCTAAAAATAGATTTATATACCATTCAAACTCTATCTCTTTTGATTTTAAAGCATTTATAGAAAGTAAAGTATCATTTATACACCCAAGTTTTGATGGTGTTATTAGTTTTGCTTCTGCATTAAAGAATTTTATTAAATCAATAATAAAAAAATCTTTTTCAATAGGAACCATAAGTCCACCAGCACCTTCAATAATCAAAATGTCACACTTTGCTTCAAGTTCTTTCTTTTTTGCCAATAAAAAATCTAAATCTATTTTTGTATCATTTTTAGCTACAAATGGAGCAGCAGGAAGTTTAAATTGATAAGGAACTACATCTTTCATCTCAAAATTAAAAGATGGATTTAATTCTTTTACTAAGTTTAGCATTTTAGAACCATCTAAAGGAGAGCTGATTACTCCCGTTTCAATAGGTTTAAAGTATCCTACTTTTAAACCTTTTTTTGAGTAATACCTAATAAATTTTTCGCAAGCAAAAGTTTTACCAACATCGGTATTTGTAGCTGTAATAAAAATTGTTTTTTTCATAATCTTACTTTATTGTTTGTTTGGAATTCTACCTAAGTAAAATTAAAAACTATATATTGTATATTTTTTGTCACGTTATATATTTATTTGCAAATTATTTTTATAGGAATTTTATGTCAAAGCTCAAAGAAGTTAACTTTTGGCTTGTTTATATTGTTGTTAGTGTATTAATTTTAACAGCTGCAATTTTTATTTTTTATTATGAATGGATTATAAATAAAAACAAATATGCCCAAAACCTAACAAATTTTAATAAAATTAGTGTTCAAAGTACAATTTCATCTTTTAGAAATAAAGAGTCTACTTTAAAAATATTAGGAGAGAACCTTTTAGAATTAGATACTTTAAATAATCCAGAAAATGGAAGAAAAATAATAAATGATATGAAAAGAGTAAATAAAGGAGTAGTCGCTTTTGGTTTAGCAAGGTACGATGGACAACTACTTCTTATTTCTACAATTAAAAGTTTAGAAAATCTACCTAATTTAATGGACAATAAACTAACAGGTAAAAGTTTTGCAAAAGCAAGAGATAGTCAAAAGATGCATTTAGGCAGAACTTATTATATGGAAGAACTAGGTAAATGGGTTATTCCAATTAGAATGGGAATTCAGGATAAAACAGGGAAAACTCCTTTAGTTATGACTGCTGGTATTGATGTTGATTCTGATAATAGTATTTTAAGTATAAAAGAGTTACCTAATAATTTGAAAGTACAACTTTTAAGAGATGATGGTTTTCTTCAATTTCAAATGCCAATAGATAGCTCTTTGGAAGATGTCTATTCAAAAGAGTATGATTTCACTAAGTTTAAGCAAGTTAATAAAGTAAAAGAGTTTTCTTCTGAAGTTATTACTGTTAAAGCAAATGGTAAAAAATGTATGATGTCTGTTATTTACCTAGATGAATATAATTTATATTCCTTAGTTTCTATTCCCTATGATGTGGTTACAAAAGATTTCAATAAAAAACTTATCATTGCAATGACACTATTATTTATTCTTCTTGGAATTTTATATTTTCTATTTAGCTATAGTATTAAAATTCAAACTCGTACTAGAAATGAACTAAAATATATAGCAAACCACGATACCTTAACAGGAGTTTATAATAGATACTCATTAAATCAAGAGATTACAAAAAGAATGCAAGAGGGTAAAAACTTTTATGTATTTTTCTTAGACCTTGATAACTTTAAATATATAAATGATACTTATGGACATCAAGTTGGTGATAAACTGTTAAAAAATGTTGCTAGGCGTTTAAAAGCAAGATTATTTAAAAGAGATTTTATATCTAGAAATTCAGCTGATGAGTTTATTGTTTTAATTGATGAAAGAAGTGAAGAGACAGTAAGAACAATTGCAAAAAAAATCTTAGATATTTTTACAGATAATTTTAAGATTGGAGATATTGAATTATTTACGGGAGTTAGCATTGGTATCTCAAGATATAATAAAAGTAAAACAACAACTTCTGAACTTTTAAATCAAGCGGACATGGCATTATATAAAGCAAAAGAAAATAAAAATTCATATGTAATATTTTCAAAATCAATTTATGGAAATACAAAAGAGATTGTTCAAATAGAGACACAACTTAGAAAAGCAATAAATGATAATGAATTCTCTTTAGTTTATCAACCTAAAATCAATTCAAAAAATCACGAAATAATGGGAGTAGAAGCACTTATAAGATGGAATAATAAAAAGCTTGGTTTTGTATCTCCAGAGAAATTTATAAAAGTAGCTGAAAAAAGTGGAATCATAAATGAAATAGGTGAATTTGTAATAAGAAAAGCCCAAGAAGATATATTTGATGTATGGGAAAAAACTTCAAAAGAGTTTACTCTTTCTGTAAATGTTTCTCCTAGACAATTAGCCTCAATAAAAGAGATGAATAGATTTAAAAAGATTATTTTAAACAGTAGTTTTCCAAATGATAAATTTATGATTGAAATAACTGAGAATATTTTTGTGGGAGACGTTAAAAGAATCATTCTATTTTTAAATACAATAAAATCATATAATGTAAGTATCTCTTTGGATGATTTTGGTACAGGATATTCATCTTTAAGTATTTTAAGTAAACTTCCTATTTCAGAACTAAAAATTGACAAATCTTTTATTCATAATATGTTTTTAAATGATGAAAATATGAAACTTGTAAAATCAATTGTAAATATTGGAAAAGATATAAATTTAAAAGTTGTAGCAGAAGGTGTTGAAGAACAAAAAGAGTTAGAACTTTTAGAAAGTTTTGGATGTGACATTTATCAAGGATATTATTTCAGTAAACCTCTTTCAAAAGAAGAACTTATAAACTTTATAAAGTCTAAAATATAAATATAGCTTAAAATATTTATTTGACTATTTCTTTTACTAAGCTAATTGGTTTTTTAGTTATAATATTACAGATTAATAAAAAAGGTGACTTAGGTGGCAAATGAATTAGAAATAGAATTGGATAGTAATTTAGAGGTTTCAGAACCTAAAAAGTACAAAGTAATTTTATTAAATGATGATTATTCAACTATGGATTTTGTTATTGATGTATTAACAAATATATTTAGAAAAAGTGTTGATGAAGCAACTCAAATTATGTTAAATATTCATAATAAAGGTAGGGAAGTTTGTGGAATTTATAGCCATGAAATAGCTGCTACAAAGGTTGCACAAGTTAAAACACAAGCAAGAGAGAAAGGTTTCCCTCTAAAAGCTATAATGGAAGAAGAATAGAAAATGATAAGTAAAGAATTAAGAAACATATTTGGACAAGCTGTAAGTTATGCTAAAAAAAGTAGGCATGAGTATTTAACAGTAGAACATATCTTTCTTATGCTTCTACATGATGAGGTAATTGAAAATCTTTTTGTAGATTTAGGACTTGATCAAGAAAAAATATTCAATGAAATAAAAAAGTATATTGAAGAAAATACTCCTATTTTCCCTGAAAATGTTCAAGATGAGCCAATTGAAACTCTAACTTTAACTTCTACAATTGAGAATATGGTAGCCCATACACAAACAAGTGGAAGAGGAAATGCCAGCGTAGAAGATATGTTTGTTGCAATTTTAAAAAATGATAAATCTTACGCAACATATATTCTAAAATCTGCTGGTGTTGAAAGAATTGATATTTTAGAAGAGATTTCACATAGAGAAAATGAACCAGAGAACTTAGATCAAAAAGAAGAAAAAGAAGATAATAAAGTTTTAGATAAAAACTCAACTGAACTTGTAAGCTTAGCAAAAAATGGTGAGATTGACCCAGTTATTGGAAGAAGTTTAGAAATAAATAGAGTTATTCAAATATTAGGTAGAAGAAAGAAAAATAATCCTATTTTAGTAGGTGAACCTGGAGTTGGTAAAACAGCAATTGCAGAAGGTTTAGCCTTAGAAATTGCAAATAAAAGAGTTCCTGAGTTTTTAGAAGATGCAAAAGTATACTCTTTGGATATGGGTTCAATGGTAGCAGGAACTAAATATAGAGGTGATTTTGAGAAAAAACTAAAATCACTTCTAAAAGAGATTTCAAAAATTCCTAATGCCATACTATTTATTGATGAAATTCATACAATAGTCGGAGCAGGAAGTGTTGGTGGAAGTGCAATGGATGCTTCAAATATCTTAAAACCAATGCTTGCAAATGGAAAGTTAAAATGTATAGGGGCAACTACTTTTTCTGAATTTAGAAATGATTTCTCAAAAGATAAAGCTTTAAGTAGAAGATTTGCAAAAGTTGATATTGAAGAGCCTAGTATTGAAGATGCAATAACTATTCTACAAGGTTTAAAACCTAAATATGAAGAGTTTCATAGTGTTAGTTATAATGCTTCTGCAATTGAATCAGCAGTTGAATTAAGTAAGAAATATATTTCAGATAGATTTTTACCTGATAGTGCAATTGATGTTATTGATGAAGCAGGTGCAAGTAAAAAAATCGAGTATGCAAAAGTAAATAAAAAAAGTATAAAAATTTTACAAAAAGATATTGAGGATACAGTTGCAAGAATGGCACATGTTCCTTCAAAATCAACTACTAAATCTGATGTTTCTTTACTTAAAAATCTTGAATCTAGAATGCAAAAAAGAGTATTTGGTCAAGATATTGCTATTTCAACAATTGTTCAATCAATTAAAAGAAATAAAGCAGGACTTGGATTAGATAAGAAACCAATTGGAAGTTTTCTTTTCACAGGACCTACAGGAGTTGGTAAAACTGAAGTGGCACGTGAGTTATCAAATCAATTAGGTATTCATTTTGAAAGATTTGATATGAGTGAATATATGGAAGCACATACTGTTTCAAGGCTTATTGGAGCACCTGCTGGATATGTTGGTTTTGAAAATGGTGGATTATTAACTGAAGCTATTAGAAAGCATCCTCACTGTGTTTTATTACTTGATGAAATTGAAAAAGCACATCCTGATTTGATGTCTATTTTACTTCAAGTTATGGATAATGCAGAACTAACAGATAATAGTGGAAATAAAGCAGATTTCCAAAATGTTGTTTTAATTATGACTTCAAATCTTGGTGCTAGTGAAGCAAATGTTATGGGATTTGCTAAAAATGATTCGTTGAATGAGGATAAAGCAGTAAATAAATTTTTTGCACCAGAGTTTAGAAATAGACTTGATGCCACAGTACCTTTTGCACCATTAGAGCAAAATATTGTTGCAAAAGTAGCTGGTAAATTTGTTGAAGATTTAGAAAAACAATTAGAGAATAAAAAGATTAAAATCTCAATTACTGTAAAAGCTAAAAATGAGTTAGCAAGACTTGGTTATGACAAAGCAATGGGTGCTAGACCTCTTAATAGAGTTATTTCAGATAAAATTAAAAATGTACTTACGGATGAGATTTTATTTGGAAAACTTAAAAAAGGTGGTCAAGTTAAGATTGATTTTGTAAAAGATGAGTTTAAATTTACTTATAAAGCTTTAGAGTCAAAAAACACAAAAAGTACACAATAGATAATTAAAATAATAAAAACACAAGGATTGATAATGAGGAAAATTTTAGTAAGTTCTTTTGTAGCAATAGCTATTTTAACAGGATGTTCTGAGTCTAGTGAAAAAACTGAAAAAGAAGTAGCACAAGCAGAAGTAAAAGTTGAAAAAGAGGCAAGTGCTGAATCAAAACTTGTAGATCAAGTTAAAGAATCAACTTCAAAAATTACAGAAGTAGTTAAAAGTGCAAGCTCTGAAGTAGCTTCAAAGGTAGTTGAAGAGTCTAAACAAATTGCCCAAAAGGGAACTGATGCTGCTAAGAGTATTAGCTCAAAAGCTGAAGTTGTAGCAAAAGAGTTAACAGATGAAATTGTTAATAAAACAAAAGAAGCAAAAACAAGTATTGAATCAAGTATTGATAATATTGTTGAAACAAAAAAAGATACAAATGTTGCTTCAAAAGGTAAATCTTTATATCTAAAATGTGCAGGTTGCCATGGACAAAATGGAGAAATGAAAGCTTTAGGAAAATCTCAAGTAATTAAAGGTTGGGATAAAGATAAAGTTTTAAATGCTTTAGTTGGATATAAAGAAGGTACATATGGTGCAGCTATGAAAGGTGTTATGATTGCTCAAGTAAGCTCTTTATCGAAAGAAGATTTAGAAGTATTATCAGAATATATAGCCTCTTTTTAATAATTGATAAACAATCACTTTTGTGATTGTTTATACATATTTAGAAATATCTACTTCGTCAATTTGTTCTTCTTTTAAATACTTCTTTGCATAAGTCATATAAACACCACTTGTTAAAAATAGTTTAAATATATCTTCATCAATATGTTCATCTTTTACCATAAAACTAAGTATTTTTAGTGACTCAGAAAGTTTTTTTGCTTCTTTATATGGTCTATCAGCAGCTGTTAAAGCTTCAAAAATATCAGCAATTGCCATGATTCTTGCAGGAATTGACATATCTTCTTTTTTTAGTTTTCTAGGATATCCAGTTCCTATAAGTGTTTCATGGTGAGCAGCTGCATATTCTGGAACTCTTTTTAAATTTTTAGGGAAAGGTAGTTGTTCTAACATTTTTATTGTCATAATCATATGTTCATTAATTTTAAATCTTTCTTCCTCCGAAAGAGTTCCTTTTTTTATAGTTAAATTGTAAACTTCCCCTAGATTATAAAGATATTTTGGTATTTCCATTTTAAAATTATATTTATCAAACTCTTCTTTCAAAAAATGTTTTCTTTCTATTAGATGTTCATTTTTATCACATAATAACTTTTCTTCTTTTGGGAAGAACCTATTAATATCTTTTATTCTATTTCTTTCATCATAGGATAAACCTATAGTGTCATCAAAGTATTTTGTCCATTTTCTTTGTGCAATTTCATTTATTTTTTCAATATCTTCATCGTGCATAAACTCTCCACCGATATTTGCATTAGCAATTATCTCAAACTCTTTAAATAGTTTTGCATGCTCTTCGTGAAGTTTTTGTTCTTCTTTTTCTTTATTTGCTCCTGCTAAGATATTTTCATACATTTTAATTGTTAAGTCTCTATGAATAACTTCAAATCTAGTTCTTATTTCATGAATTCTATTATAAATAGTTTCAAGTTTTGTTGCTTTATCAACTACATATTCAGGTGTAGTAACTTTACCACAATCATGAAGCCAAGCTGCAATGCTAAGTTCTCTTTTTTGATCTTTAGTAGAGAGATTAAACTCTTTAAATATTCCTTCATCACAAGCTGCTGCAGCATTTGCTAAAGCAATAGTTAAAATTGGAACTCTTTCACAATGACCACCTGTATATTTAGATTTTGCATCAATGGCACTTGCAATAAGTTGAATGAAAGAGTCCATTAGCTCCTCTTGTTTTTCTTCAAACTCTCTTATAGAAATAGACATCTTATATAAAGATTGAGATAGTTCATGGTACTCTTTTATTCTTGTTTTTATTAAGTTAACATTGTCATAATCTCTATTCATGATTTTAATATTCTCTTTTTCAAGTTTTTGTATTGGATCAACTAAAACTTTAGTTGCGTACCAAATAAGAGGAACACTTAGTGTTAAAATCATTATTGTAATCATAAAAGAGTTATAAATCTTGCTGATGTAGGGTCTCATTATAGTATCAATAGGAATTGCTATAGCTAGATGATCTTTTATTTCAAATTCTGAATGGATAAGAGAGTAATATACAAAATACTCTTTTTCTTTTTCAATATTAAAATGTATCTTATCTATTTTTTTATTCTTTGCAAAAGAGATAAGTTTTTTATATGGAACAACCTTTATATTTTTTTCTATATTTGCAGAAGCAATTATTTCTTCATCTTCATGAAATAAAAATATCTCATTTTTTTTAATAATAGCTTGTTCATTTAAAAAGCTAGAAATACTTTCTAATGAAACATCAAGACCTAAAACAATATCTTTGTTATGAATTTTCTTTGCATAAGTAATACCTAATTGATCAATATTTGTATATTGATAGGGTTTTGTTTTAATTACTTTTTCATATGAAGTAAAAGCTTCTTTAAACCATGGCCTATTACTTGGGTCATATAAAGATAGTTTTCTTTTAGTATCTAAAACTTTTAAATTTTTACTTAAAAGTTGTTCATATTGGTATCTTTTGTTATCTTCTTCATAAATTTTTATTATTAACCATCTTGCTTCATTTGTTGCATTATATTTTTTTCTTAAATCTTTAGAGATATTTAGATTTATCACTTCATAAAAATTGCCATTTTTATTTCCTGCATAGATTGCATAGATATGTTTATTATTATTCAAGATTACTGTTAGTTGTCTAAGTAAACTATGTTTTTTATTAGCTAGAGGAAACTCCTGCATTTCATTAGAAGGTGAGATTGTCTTTAAAATATTGCTATTTGCTTTATCAAAAGAGCTTATTTTTTGTTCTATTTTTTCAGATAGCAGTTTAAAGTTATTTTTTGTTGCATCAAAAGCTAAGTCTTTAAAGAAATAGTATTGTAATGAAAGGGTAGTAACTATAACAGAAGAGATTAAAAAAACAAGTATTACTGAGATGGTAGGTTTAATTTTTAGAAATAGTTTCTTATGTTTCATTGGAAACTTCTTGTGTTAAATTTTGTTATTTATTATAGTAAAAACTTTTTTAATTCTTTTAATATTCTTGTTTAATTTTTATATAGAGTTCTTTATGTTATTTTTCATTTTTAAAGTAGGAAGTGTAATGATTAAAAAAATTGATATTCAAAGTGATGAGTTTCAAACAGAATTGGAACTTACAAAACAGTTTACTAATAAAGTATGTGAAGAACATGGTTTTTTTTATAATCCAGAAGATGATGTAAATGAGTCAATACAACTTGGATTAACAAGAAATAAAATGATTTATGGGCAAAGGTATTGTCCCTGTTTTATGGTAGTAGGAGAAACTGCATCTCAAAGAGAAAAAGAAGAAAATAGATTATGTCCCTGTACCCCAGCTCTTACAAAAGAAATTCCCCAAAAAGGGCACTGCCACTGTGGAATCTTTTGTACAAAAGAACATATAGATTCTTTAATTCAAAAAGATGAAGTAAAACAAGAAGTTGAACACTCACAAGGTCTTTCAAAAGAAGATTGTGAAAATCTTTTAAAGAAAGAACAACTTACAGCAAGTGAAGTTGAAATTTTATTAGAAGCAAGACAGTTAAATCTTGTAAACTTTTTATTAGTTGACACAAGAGAGTGGATGGAATGGGTTGGCGCAAGAATAAAAGGAACAGATTTTTTAGTTCCAACAACTTCATTTTATCAAGCTTTAGAGCAGATTGATGATAAAAAAGATATTCCAATGATAGTTTATTGTCATAGTGGAAGTAGAAGTGCTTATTGCCAAAAGATTATGCTTGACATGGGCTTTAAATCAGTTGCAAACTTAGATTATGGAATAGTAACTTTTAGAGGTGAACTTTTATCTGGAGAGTAAATATATAAAGAACAATTATTCATTGTTCTTTATACTCTTTTTAATACTATAATAATCATCACTAAATTTATTTAACAATTGAACTAATGAGATAAAGAATGTAACCATAGCTGGTCCTATAATCATACCCCAAAAACCAAAAGTAGAAAGTCCAGCAACAATTGCAAAGAAAATGAGTAGTTCATTTACTTCACTTGGAGTTTTTACTACTTTTTGATTTATATATTTAATTATAACTGGCTTTATAAAAGTATCTGCAATTATTGAAATAACAATGATAGAATAACCTGCAATTATTAGGGCATTTGTTGTGCTTCCTGCAAATACTTCATAAATCACAACCGGAAGCCACATAATAAGGCCTCCTACAACAGGAACTAAAGAAGCAAAACCATAAAGAACTCCTAGTAAGATTCCATCATATCCAAAGAAAGAAACAAAAATACCAAATAAGAATCCTTCAAATACAGCAGTTGCTAAAATAGAGTATAAAACTACACTCATAACATTTGATGATTCATAAAATAGGGCATTTGAATCCTCTTTTTTAAGAGGAAGGGCTTCTTTAAAATAGTGAGAAAGATTTGTACTGTAAAAGTTAAAGAAAAAGTAAAATATTAATATCATTATCATATCAATAATAAACTTTGCAGAGTTTTTACCTAAAAAAGCTCCAAGGGAAATAAGTCTTTGAATAAATTGTGGAATATCTATTTTGTCAAGAATTTTATTTAGTTGTTCTTTTATAAATAGTAAGTCATTAGGCATGTTTTTAACCCAATGTTCCATGGCATTATACATTTCAATTAAGGCTTTTTGAT includes these proteins:
- a CDS encoding ferredoxin-thioredoxin reductase catalytic domain-containing protein; protein product: MIKKIDIQSDEFQTELELTKQFTNKVCEEHGFFYNPEDDVNESIQLGLTRNKMIYGQRYCPCFMVVGETASQREKEENRLCPCTPALTKEIPQKGHCHCGIFCTKEHIDSLIQKDEVKQEVEHSQGLSKEDCENLLKKEQLTASEVEILLEARQLNLVNFLLVDTREWMEWVGARIKGTDFLVPTTSFYQALEQIDDKKDIPMIVYCHSGSRSAYCQKIMLDMGFKSVANLDYGIVTFRGELLSGE
- a CDS encoding AI-2E family transporter, whose protein sequence is MKPQYFLIALTIVTLFFMFELFSPFLKPMIVALLLAVATNSLNIYFKRYIPNQFISSMLMTIFLTMIFFIPVLYCIFSFATMINKIDQKALIEMYNAMEHWVKNMPNDLLFIKEQLNKILDKIDIPQFIQRLISLGAFLGKNSAKFIIDMIMILIFYFFFNFYSTNLSHYFKEALPLKKEDSNALFYESSNVMSVVLYSILATAVFEGFLFGIFVSFFGYDGILLGVLYGFASLVPVVGGLIMWLPVVIYEVFAGSTTNALIIAGYSIIVISIIADTFIKPVIIKYINQKVVKTPSEVNELLIFFAIVAGLSTFGFWGMIIGPAMVTFFISLVQLLNKFSDDYYSIKKSIKNNE
- a CDS encoding HD domain-containing phosphohydrolase, whose product is MKHKKLFLKIKPTISVILVFLISSVIVTTLSLQYYFFKDLAFDATKNNFKLLSEKIEQKISSFDKANSNILKTISPSNEMQEFPLANKKHSLLRQLTVILNNNKHIYAIYAGNKNGNFYEVINLNISKDLRKKYNATNEARWLIIKIYEEDNKRYQYEQLLSKNLKVLDTKRKLSLYDPSNRPWFKEAFTSYEKVIKTKPYQYTNIDQLGITYAKKIHNKDIVLGLDVSLESISSFLNEQAIIKKNEIFLFHEDEEIIASANIEKNIKVVPYKKLISFAKNKKIDKIHFNIEKEKEYFVYYSLIHSEFEIKDHLAIAIPIDTIMRPYISKIYNSFMITIMILTLSVPLIWYATKVLVDPIQKLEKENIKIMNRDYDNVNLIKTRIKEYHELSQSLYKMSISIREFEEKQEELMDSFIQLIASAIDAKSKYTGGHCERVPILTIALANAAAACDEGIFKEFNLSTKDQKRELSIAAWLHDCGKVTTPEYVVDKATKLETIYNRIHEIRTRFEVIHRDLTIKMYENILAGANKEKEEQKLHEEHAKLFKEFEIIANANIGGEFMHDEDIEKINEIAQRKWTKYFDDTIGLSYDERNRIKDINRFFPKEEKLLCDKNEHLIERKHFLKEEFDKYNFKMEIPKYLYNLGEVYNLTIKKGTLSEEERFKINEHMIMTIKMLEQLPFPKNLKRVPEYAAAHHETLIGTGYPRKLKKEDMSIPARIMAIADIFEALTAADRPYKEAKKLSESLKILSFMVKDEHIDEDIFKLFLTSGVYMTYAKKYLKEEQIDEVDISKYV